A window of Vidua macroura isolate BioBank_ID:100142 chromosome 22, ASM2450914v1, whole genome shotgun sequence contains these coding sequences:
- the USP28 gene encoding ubiquitin carboxyl-terminal hydrolase 28 isoform X1 — MRFREDCQVLLNQMKEITGIQDSAFLLAALKAADGDLMEAVTFLTEDPAPEPVQNPAAAEPSAWEGSAVGKQLPQDVGASPAPHNQDNLHTANTVRPPESPKAPAAERDAAERPQDTHSAENKNRSKRKRCEVWGENSKQNDWRRAGDWPVGMKNIGNTCWFSAVIQSLFQLPEFRRLVLGYSLPQNVIESCHSHTGKRNIAFMQELQCLFALMLGTWRKFVDPSAALELLRDVFRSAELPQQDVSEFTHKLLDWLEDAFQLTVNVTSLGDKSENPMVQLFYGTFLTEGVHEGNTFSKIETFGQYPLQVNGYRNLNECLEGAMVEGEMDEATASQSVKYGQERWFTKLPPVLTFELSRFEFNQSLGQPEKIHTKLEFPQTIYMDRYLYCNKDLIQMKREEMKRLKEKMVTLQQKLERYMEYGSGPARFPLPDMLQYVLEFVATKPAVAVSSAQSSQTPLLHCQAKPNVLDVLSQPNGIQERTDTRTEHEAFFVANSSPQQSSSMELQPPVSPAELSERPAPHVVSREELSLVQTCLQRWRNEIEQDVQDLKESIAGINLSIEQMYCDPLLQQVPYRLHAVLVHEGQANAGHYWAFIYDQPRKRWLKYNDISVTESSWEELERESFGGLRNASAYCLMYISDQVSPVGADEDEGPEARQFQKEVEALSPELRHYIQEDNWRLEQEAEEWDEEQSCKIPQMEPSPTSELQDLSSESGPEQSSVCEQSVHSLSSEHARIAKEQTAKAIANTADAYEKNGVEAALYERKEVEPLKARPEETSPTVQAEQPQDTQEAEAAAQTSSQVSEVEIPSVGKIPVRSDADGYNEEVMLSPAMQGVILAIAKARQTFDRDGSEAGLVKAFHEEYSRLYLLSKETPTPQNDARLQHVLIYFLQNNAPQQVVERTLLEQFADKNLSYDERSISIMKVARAKLSEIGPDDVDMEEYKRWHEDYSLFRKVSIYLLTGLELYQNRKYQESLTYLVYAYQSNTKLLLKGSNRGVSESLIALYRRKCLLKLNEVAASLFVSCEESHVSEGVSILNELIIPCMHLMNNLEISQEDLDAIEVMRNRWCSYLGREDMDAKLQMKLGELLPRLLDGSTEVIVLKEPPKIRPNSPYDLCSRFAAVMESIHGASAVTVN, encoded by the exons ATGCGTTTCAGAGAG GATTGCCAGGTGCTCTTAAATCAGATGAAAGAGATCACAGGAATTCAGGATTCAGCATTCCTGCTTGCTGCTCTAAAG GCTGCTGATGGAGATCTCATGGAAGCAGTCACCTTCCTGACGGAGGACCCTGCCCCGGAGCCAGTGCAGaacccagctgctgcagagccatcTGCCTGGGAAGGGAGCGCGGTGGGCAAACAGCTCCCACAGG ATGTTGGTGCTTCACCTGCCCCTCACAACCAAGACAACCTCCACACAGCCAACACTGTCAGACCACCGGAATCACCAaaagctccagctgcagaaaggGATGCAGCTGAAAG ACCACAGGACACCCAttctgctgaaaacaaaaaccGCTCCAAAAGGAAACGCTGTGAAGTCTGGGGAGAGAACTCCAAGCAGAATGACTGGAGAAGAGCGGGTGACTGGCCTGTTGGAATGAAAAATATAGGAAATACGTGTTGGTTTAGTGCTGTTATACAG tCTCTGTTTCAGTTGCCAGAATTCCGGAGGCTGGTCCTTGGTTACTCCCTCCCACAGAATGTGATTGAAAGTTGTCATAGTCACACT ggaaaaagaaatattgcatTCATGCAAGAACTTCAGTGTCTGTTTGCATTAATGCTGGGGACATGGCGTAAGTTTGTAGACCCTTCTGCAGCACTGGAGCTCTTGAGGGACGTGTTTAGATCAGCTGAACTACCGCAG CAAGATGTGAGTGAATTTACGCACAAACTACTGGACTGGCTGGAGGATGCATTCCAGCTCACTGTGAATGTCAC GAGCCTTGGGGACAAATCCGAAAACCCAATGGTGCAGCTCTTCTATGGGACTTTCCTGACTGAAGGAGTCCATGAGG GCAACACTTTTTCCAAGATTGAGACCTTTGGTCAGTATCCCCTTCAGGTAAATGGTTACCGGAACTTGAATGAGTGCTTGGAAGGAGCCATGGTGGAGGGAGAGATGGATGAGGCAACAGCATCTCAGTCAGTAAAGTATGGACAGGAG CGCTGGTTTACAAAACTCCCACCAGTTCTGACCTTTGAACTCTCCCGATTTGAGTTCAATCAGTCACTAGGACAGCCAGAGAAAATTCACACCAAGCTAGAGTTTCCCCAGACTATATATATGGACAG GTACCTCTACTGCAATAAAGATCTTATTCAaatgaaaagagaggaaatgaagAGATTGAAGGAGAAAATGGTGACTCTGCAGCAGAAACTGGAAAG GTACATGGAATATGGCTCTGGCCCAGCCCGCTTTCCACTGCCTGACATGCTGCAGTATGTGCTCGAGTTCGTTGCTACAAAGCCAGCTGTGGCTGTTTCCTCTGCTCAGAGCTCTCAAACACCACTCCTGCACTGCCAAGCCAAGCCTAATGTTTTGGACGTGCTTTCGCAGCCAAACGG CATACAAGAAAGGACTGATACTAGGACTGAACATGAAGCTTTCTTCGTGGCAAATTCTTCGCCGCAGCAAAGCTCCAGTATGGAGCTCCAGCCTCCTGTTTCACCAGCAGAACTGTCTGAACGTCCAGCTCCTCACGTGGTCtccagggaagagctgagccTGGTTCAGACGTGTCTGCAGCGATGGAGAAACGAGATCGAGCAAGACGTGCAAG ATCTGAAGGAGTCTATTGCCGGAATCAACCTGTCCATTGAACAAATGTACTGTGACCCTCTCCTCCAGCAG GTTCCCTATCGTTTGCATGCAGTCCTGGTCCATGAGGGGCAGGCAAATGCTGGGCACTACTGGGCCTTCATATATGACCAGCCTCGGAAAAGATGGCTCAAGTACAATGACATCTCAGTGACGGAGTCATCGTGGGAAGAGCTGGAGCGAGAGTCCTTTGGAGGCCTGAGGAATGCCAGTGCCTACTGCCTGATGTACATCAGTGACCAGGTGTCCCCTGTTGGTGCAG ATGAGGATGAGGGCCCAGAGGCTAGACAGTTCCAGAAAGAAGTGGAAGCTTTGTCCCCAGAACTGAGACACTACATCCAGGAGGACAACTGGcgcctggagcaggaggcagaggagtgGGACGAGGAGCAGTCTTGCAAGATTCCTCAGATGGAGCCTTCACCTACTTCTGAATTGCAGGACCTCTCCTCTGAGTCAGGACCAG AGCAATCATCAGTCTGTGAGCAGAGCGTGCACTCCCTGTCCTCGGAGCATGCCAGGATTGCCAAGGAGCAGACTGCCAAGGCCATTGCCAACACTGCCGATGCCTACGAGAAGAACGGTGTCGAGGCAGCTCTCTACGAG CGCAAGGAGGTAGAGCCGCTGAAGGCCCGTCCAGAAGAAACATCCCCCACAGTTCAGGCAGAGCAACCCCAGGACACTCAggaagcagaggctgctgcccaAACTAGCTCACAGGTCTCTGAAGTGGAAATCCCCAGTGTGGGGAAGATTCCTGTTAGATCCGATGCAGATGGATATAATGAGGAG GTGATGCTGAGTCCAGCCATGCAAGGTGTCATCCTGGCTATTGCAAAAGCCCGCCAGACCTTTGATCGTGATGGGTCTGAAGCAGGGCTTGTTAAG GCATTCCATGAGGAGTACTCCCGGCTGTACCTGCTTTCCAAAGAGACCCCAACCCCCCAGAACGATGCCCGGCTGCAGCACGTGCTCATCTACTTCCTGCAGAACAACGCTCCACAGCAGGTGGTGGAACGGACCCTCCTTGAGCAGTTTGCAGACAAAAACCTCAGCTATGATGAGCG GTCCATCAGCATCATGAAGGTGGCACGGGCAAAGCTGAGCGAAATCGGTCCTGATGATGTTGACATGGAGGAGTACAAG agATGGCACGAAGACTACAGCCTTTTTCGCAAGGTGTCCATTTACCTGCTGACGGGGTTGGAACTCTACCAGAATAGAAA GTACCAAGAGTCACTCACCTACCTGGTCTACGCCTACCAAAGCAACACCAAACTGCTGCTGAAGGGAAGCAACCGAGGCGTGAGCGAGTCGCTGATCGCCTTGTACAGAAGGAAGTGTCTCCTG AAGCTGAACGAGGTGGCAGCTTCTCTTTTTGTCAGCTGTGAAGAATCTCATGTGTCAGAGGGTGTGAGCATCCTGAATGAGCTGATCATCCCCTGCATGCATCTCATGAACAACCTGGAGATCTCCCAAGAGGACCTGGATGCCATCGAGGTCATGAGAAACCGCTGGTGCTCCTATTTGGGACGAGAAGACATGGACG CAAAGCTGCAGATGAAGCTGGGTGAGCTGCTGCCCCGGCTCCTCGACGGCTCCACTGAGGTCATTGTGCTGAAAGAGCCCCCGAAGATCCGACCCAACTCCCCTTACGACCTGTGCAGCCGCTTTGCGGCCGTGATGGAGTCCATCCACGGGGCCTCAGCCGTGACGGTGAACTAG